The following DNA comes from Clarias gariepinus isolate MV-2021 ecotype Netherlands chromosome 7, CGAR_prim_01v2, whole genome shotgun sequence.
TTCTTTTTTGTGGTGGTTTGAGAAAATAAATTTTCTACCCTTTTAGATAAAGAAGCAACTCActaaaatacattataaaaaataggccggtctgtttaaaatattttaatttctactATGCTAGCTACAGTAAGTGCTGTATTCAAAGCTGAGATCTGTGTTCAAAACACGGATTTAATACAGAAACCGTCTGTATTAAAAAGTCTTGTATAAAAAGGTTAAACGAACGGTTGCATGGATTTGCAGGCAGGCAGTAACGCCAACTCCACCATCTGTTGCCTGACATGCAAAAATTAGTTTTGGGCTAAACTATATGCAGTTTAATTGCACAATATGGATAGAAAACTGACTTGAGCAGCTGAGCAACatagtgtgattttttttttgcacagtgaATGTTATGCTTTGTCAAGTTGTTAGTTACGTTCCATAGCAAAATAGACATTAGCTGCATCCATTTGGTTTAAAACTGGGATAAACAGAGAATTTTGTAAGCATCATATCAATAAACTGTTGTGGCTGCTGATATTTTGGCATGGCATGTTTGTTCATAATTTGCTGTCAAGCGATATCAAATTACAGCTTTCAGAGAAGTCCAACTAGTAATTATGAGTTAGATGAAGTTGTGAAAGCTTCTAGCTTGCAATTAGCATAATTCTGACACGGCACGAGCATAATTATTGGCAAACCCTCTGAACGGATGCAACAACTACTAAACAAGTCTAGACATTTAAGACTCTTTAACGCTAATGAATCGTTCCTCAAGCTTTAAAGTTAATAACCTCACATATAATTTTACACATTGCTGGATAATAAGCCTTTGCAAAGTAAAAAGAGCATAAGAGGTAAAAAGTATGTAGAAAGGTCATAAAAGATTCATTCTGTGCAAATCCTTATAAATGAATACTACATTTTTATGGGTATGCCATTAAATACCATATAACACAGCAGTGACAATGCAAATATTAGATTGTTAGACTTAGGAGTAAGTAGCATACATTAAGGTTAATTCCTTGATCGACTATACATTTTTAGGATTCTTATTATGTTTACACTTTTATTGTCCACAAGGAAACACTACCGATTTGTATGGTAGGTCTGACTAAAAGTAAGTTAAAGAAAAGTACtgatgtaataaataatgaaaaaaattacgTTTTATTAGTGCAGATGGACATTTTGAGGCCACGGCAACTAAAGCTGTAGTGAAGCATGACGGCACTGTCTCCTGGACGCCACCCGCCACCTACAAGTCAGCCTGCACTATTGATGTCACCTTCTTTCCCTTTGACCTTCAGAACTGCTCCATGAAGTTTGGCTCATGGACCTACGATGGCTCACAGGTATTTTTGCCTATAGGGAAGTAATTATGGTGACATGGTGGTTTAGTGAttggcactgtcaccttgcatctcCGGGTCCTGGGATCGATTCACGTGTCGGGTCTGtgaagtttacatgttctcccccgcgctttgtgggtttccttctggttctccggtttcctcccacagtcaaaagacatgcagattaggctaactggcattcccaaattagtGTGGGAATGtgtgtttgaatgtgtatgtgaatgttgaccagagggcctaccatggtcatacaagatataaatagaaaattataaaaaatggttTCCATTGGCCtctatggtccctagttggactaccaTGGAAGTAGGATGTAACTGTCTGAAACAAGCTCATAGGATATTGATATATGTACTTTACTCTTTAACTCTTAGGTGGACATACTCCTGGAGGACGTCCATGTGGACAAGCGGGACTACTTTGACAATGGCGAATGGGAAATCGTGACAGCTACGGGAAGCCGTGGGTTAAGAATGGACACGACAGGCTCCTATCCCTTTATCACTTATTCCTTCATCATCCGGCGTCTGcctctcttttacacactctTTCTTATTATTCCCTGCATTGGGCTCTCCTTCTTGACTGTGTTAGTCTTCTACCTGCCTTCTAATTGTGGAGAGAAAATCTCTCTTTGTACATCGGTTCTCGTCTCGCTCACCGTGTTCCTCCTGGTGATAGAGGAGATCATTCCGTCTTCCTCAAAGGTATGCTTAACGTCCTAGGGCTTTGTTTGATATAAAGTGTAATATAACAGTTAGCTCTatctgagtaatctgattggacaagaagCTTTCCAAGAGTTGGAATAATAGATTGAAGCAGCACTGTAAGGTTCTGCTACAGAATACAGAATATGTATAACTCTGCATAATTATTTGCTTGCGAACcatcacatgcatatgaacttaagAAACATCCAGTTCCTAATCGATAggttttaatatgatgttggcccaccatttgcaacagcttcaactcttcttgGAGGGCTTTACACAAAGTTTAGGTGTGTGTTAAAGGGAATGTTTGACCGTTTTTTTAGTATGCATTTAAAAGGTCAGATACTAATCTTGGATGTGAAGGCCTGGTTCATAGTGTCCACTctaatttatcccaaaggtgatCCGTCGGGTTGGGGTCAAAACTaagccagtcaagttctttcacaccaaactcgctcattgATGCAAAGTGAttttggaacaggaaggggccatcTCCAAACTGTCCCCACAAAGTTGTGAGCATAAACTGTCCAAAATCGCattatgctaaagcattaagagcTCCTTTAACTTGAAGTAAGGGGCTTAGGCCATCTCCTGAagaacaaccccacaccagttccaacatgattACTCACCAtgcagtgcacaaagcaaggtccctAAAAACATGGAAGTTTGGGGATGAAGACTGGCCTTAACAGAGGCCTCAatctgatagaacacctttgggatgaattagaatAAAAACTGTGATCCATGCCTTCTCGTACAACATcagaggtttaaaaaaattttaagtagaAATGTGGTTGCAGATAAATGTAGAAACAACATCCTTTATAACTTTTCATAGTGCTACATATTGGTTTGATGGCATGCAGTCCTTTACACCCTGAATTTCCTCCTCTAAGGTCATCCCACTTATTGGCGAGTATCTAGTCTTCACCATGATCTTTGTCACACtctccatcatcatcacagtCTTCGCCATCAATATTCACCACCGCTCTTCTTCCACGCATAATGACATGGCACCCTGGGTACGGCGTGTCTTCCTGCACAGTCTACCGAAACTGCTTTGCATGCGCAGCCACGTGGACCGCTACGCGGCGACAGGAGGGAGTCATCGAGCTGGAGGAACAGCAGATCTAGACTGTGGAAAGAGCTTAAAAGAAGACAGCAGCCTTCTGCTAGACTCAGCAGCACACAAACTTCAAGCAGCACTGGAGTCGATCCGATACATCACTCTGCATGTGGTAAAGGAGAATGAAGTCAGAGAGGTAAGAAGAATGGCTCTTAGTCGGTTTCTCTTACTGGGGAGTAAGTAATCTGTTGATGTGACTGATGGTCCTTGTTGCTAACAGTAACATGTATCACTTTCCACTGTGTTCCATG
Coding sequences within:
- the chrna5 gene encoding neuronal acetylcholine receptor subunit alpha-5; this translates as MLQAQISLSRLVVLTCSCLICSILAQRKISSYAKTEDKLLRNLFSKYQKWVRPVETLNGTVRVKFGLAISQLVDVDEKNQLMTTNVWMKQEWVDAKLRWNPKQYLGITYIRVPSDLIWIPDIVLYDNADGHFEATATKAVVKHDGTVSWTPPATYKSACTIDVTFFPFDLQNCSMKFGSWTYDGSQVDILLEDVHVDKRDYFDNGEWEIVTATGSRGLRMDTTGSYPFITYSFIIRRLPLFYTLFLIIPCIGLSFLTVLVFYLPSNCGEKISLCTSVLVSLTVFLLVIEEIIPSSSKVIPLIGEYLVFTMIFVTLSIIITVFAINIHHRSSSTHNDMAPWVRRVFLHSLPKLLCMRSHVDRYAATGGSHRAGGTADLDCGKSLKEDSSLLLDSAAHKLQAALESIRYITLHVVKENEVREVVQDWKFVAQVLDRVFLWVFLSVSVLGSALLFIPVIYKWAKIIVPNNGNHSS